One window from the genome of Candidatus Buchananbacteria bacterium CG10_big_fil_rev_8_21_14_0_10_42_9 encodes:
- a CDS encoding site-specific DNA-methyltransferase yields the protein MKNVIKAIEKPEEKRSYFHDKDSKFYLFNHDCLAILEKIPENSIDMIFADPPYNLSNGGFTVYAGRRVSVNKGTWDASKGFKDDYEFHKKWIAACRRVLRPAGTLWVSGTYHSIYQCGHAIQAAGYKILNDIAWFKPNASPNLSGRYFTASHETLIWARKDEKTKHTYNYKLMKGGEWHVNDFIKKPDKQMRSVWAIGTPKTWEKKFGKHPTQKPVELLKRIVMASTNKGDLILDPFTGSSTTGIVASMLGRKFIGIDTEKKYLDLSIKRFKDMSKEKLV from the coding sequence ATGAAAAATGTGATAAAAGCGATTGAAAAACCGGAAGAAAAAAGGAGCTATTTTCACGATAAGGATAGCAAGTTTTATCTTTTTAACCATGATTGTTTGGCAATCCTAGAAAAAATTCCGGAAAATTCCATAGATATGATTTTCGCCGATCCGCCCTACAATCTCTCAAACGGTGGTTTTACCGTTTATGCGGGCAGGCGCGTCAGCGTTAATAAAGGAACTTGGGATGCGAGCAAGGGGTTTAAAGATGACTACGAATTTCATAAAAAATGGATAGCAGCTTGTCGGCGCGTTCTTAGACCGGCAGGTACGCTTTGGGTCAGCGGTACCTATCATTCAATTTACCAATGCGGGCACGCAATTCAGGCAGCGGGTTATAAAATTTTAAATGATATTGCTTGGTTTAAACCCAACGCCTCCCCGAATTTAAGCGGACGTTATTTTACTGCTAGCCATGAAACATTGATTTGGGCGCGGAAAGACGAGAAAACTAAACATACTTATAACTACAAGCTGATGAAAGGTGGGGAGTGGCATGTGAATGATTTTATAAAAAAACCAGATAAACAAATGCGTTCAGTTTGGGCTATCGGTACACCAAAAACTTGGGAGAAGAAATTTGGTAAACACCCAACCCAAAAACCAGTAGAATTATTAAAGCGCATTGTAATGGCCAGCACTAATAAAGGTGATTTGATTTTAGATCCTTTTACTGGCAGTTCTACTACCGGCATTGTTGCTAGCATGCTCGGACGAAAATTCATTGGAATTGATACAGAGAAAAAATATTTGGATTTGTCAATTAAACGATTTAAGGATATGAGTAAGGAAAAGTTGGTATGA